A stretch of Brassica rapa cultivar Chiifu-401-42 chromosome A08, CAAS_Brap_v3.01, whole genome shotgun sequence DNA encodes these proteins:
- the LOC103835862 gene encoding probable polygalacturonase: MVETLLPSRFQSHLQKLDPKRRLLASTIASHKTLLFAFLWIAAFASVFLWQRSSYIGGYVVGPVAGGRFTVFGKAKPLRPVPRLRPAVFDLKEFGGVGDGVTVNTEAFERAVVEISKLGGGGGGQLNVPPGRWLTAPFNLTSRMTLFLAEDCEILGVEDEKFWTLMPPLPSYGYGRERPGPRYGSLIHGQNLKDVVITGHNGTINGQGQSWWKKHQRRLLNNTRGPLVQIMWSSDIVIANVTLRDSPFWTLHPYDCKNVTIRNVTILAPVTGAPNTDGIDPDSCEDMVIEDCYISTGDDAIAIKSGWDQFGIAYGRPSTNILIRNLIVRSVISAGVSIGSEMSGGISNVTIENLLIWNSRRGVRIKTAQGRGGYIKNITYKNVTLDNVRVGIVIKTDYNEHADDNYDRKAYPTLSGFSFSGIHGQGVRVPVRIHGSEQIPVRNVTFRDMSVGLTYKKKHIFQCSFVKGRVIGSIFPRPCENFDVYDEEGRLVKPATESTVPDIDYDI; this comes from the exons atGGTGGAGACTCTCCTTCCCTCTCGCTTCCAATCCCACCTCCAAAAGCTCGACCCCAAGCGCCGCCTCCTCGCTTCCACCATCGCCTCCCACAAGACTCTCCTCTTCGCCTTCCTCTGGATCGCCGCCTTCGCCTCCGTCTTCCTCTGGCAGCGATCTTCCTACATCGGCGGCTACGTCGTCGGCCCCGTCGCCGGAGGGAGGTTCACGGTCTTCGGCAAGGCTAAACCGTTGCGGCCGGTGCCGAGGTTGAGACCTGCGGTGTTCGATTTGAAGGAGTTCGGAGGTGTCGGCGACGGGGTTACGGTTAATACGGAGGCGTTTGAGAGAGCGGTGGTGGAGATCTCGAAGCTTGGCGGCGGTGGTGGAGGACAGTTGAATGTGCCGCCTGGACGGTGGCTTACGGCGCCGTTTAATCTCACTAGTCGTATGACTCTGTTTCTGGCTGAGGATTGTGAGATTCTTGGAGTTGAG GACGAGAAGTTTTGGACTTTAATGCCACCGTTACCTTCGTATGGTTACGGTAGAGAGCGTCCTGGACCTCGTTATGGAAGCTTAATCCATGGTCAAAACCTCAAAGACGTTGTTATAACTG GTCATAACGGGACGATAAATGGACAAGGGCAATCTTGGTGGAAGAAGCATCAAAGAAGGCTTCTCAACAATACAAGGGGACCTTTAGTTCAAATTATGTGGTCGAGTGACATAGTTATCGCTAACGTAACGCTGCGTGACTCGCCGTTTTGGACTCTTCATCCGTATGACTGCAAAAACGTGACGATAAGGAATGTCACCATCTTGGCTCCTGTCACCGGAGCACCAAACACAGATGGGATTGATCCAG ATTCCTGTGAGGATATGGTGATTGAGGATTGTTACATTAGCACCGGGGATGATGCCATCGCGATTAAGAGTGGTTGGGATCAGTTTGGGATTGCTTATGGACGACCTTCTACTAACATTCTTATCCGTAATCTCATCGTCCGCTCTGTTATCAG TGCTGGTGTATCAATCGGAAGTGAAATGTCCGGTGGAATATCAAACGTGACGATCGAGAATCTCCTCATCTGGAACTCACGCCGCGGAGTCAGAATCAAGACAGCTCAAGGACGAGGCGGGTACATCAAAAACATAACATACAAGAACGTAACACTAGACAACGTACGAGTTGGAATCGTGATCAAAACGGACTACAACGAGCATGCAGACGATAACTACGACAGGAAAGCGTATCCGACACTCTCTGGATTCAGTTTTTCAGGAATACACGGACAAGGAGTGCGAGTCCCGGTCCGAATCCATGGGAGCGAGCAGATTCCTGTGAGGAATGTGACGTTTCGGGACATGTCAGTTGGATTAACATACAAGAAGAAACATATATTTCAGTGTTCGTTCGTGAAAGGACGAGTCATTGGCTCGATTTTCCCTCGGCCATGTGAGAACTTTGATGTTTACGACGAGGAAGGTCGTCTTGTTAAGCCTGCGACTGAGTCCACTGTGCCGGATATTGATTACGAcatttga
- the LOC103835864 gene encoding ubiquinone biosynthesis protein COQ9, mitochondrial — protein MYRTAAKRLLGAGLTTSRLLRSPKLTSSTIIPSSHTSNLCTSSMGHTESPISNQSGPTSAGEGPRRKPRPEFQEEQARVLSASLRHVARLGWTEEAMMAGSRDVGVSPSIVGSFSSKEAALVEYFMDECLQLLVDRVDSGSDLQNLIPSERISKLIRVRLEMQVPYMSKWPQALSIQAHPVNVPTSFKQRAMLVDEIWHAVGDGASDLDWYVKRTVLGGVYSTTEIYMLTDDSPEYRETWEFLDDRVKDAFDLKKSIQEAKYFAQDIGAGVGKSFQGLMNGVMQTMSTRGGRSSSSF, from the exons ATGTACCGAACGGCGGCGAAGCGTCTTCTCGGCGCTGGTTTAACAACCAGCCGCCTCCTCCGATCTCCCAAGCTCACGTCCTCCACCATCATCCCTTCCTCTCACACTTCCAATCTCTGCACTTCATCGATGGGTCACACCGAATCACCGATTAGTAACCAATCGGGTCCCACGTCGGCAGGGGAAGGACCTCGTAGGAAACCGAGACCCGAGTTTCAGGAAGAGCAAGCTCGTGTTCTCTCAGCGTCTCTCCGTCACGTG GCGAGGTTAGGTTGGACGGAGGAAGCGATGATGGCTGGTTCGAGAGACGTTGGTGTGTCTCCTTCCATCGTTGGGTCTTTCTCTAGTAAAGAAGCTGCACTTGTCGAG TACTTCATGGATGAATGCCTACAACTGCTTGTTGATAGAGTAGACTCTGGATCGGATTTGCAAAACCTGATTCCGAGTGAACGTATCTCCAAGCTCATCAGAGTTCGTTTAGAGATGCAGGTGCCTTACATGTCAAAGTGGCCTCAAGCTCTCAGCATTCAA GCGCATCCGGTGAATGTTCCGACGAGTTTTAAGCAACGGGCAATGTTGGTTGATGAGATATGGCACGCTGTTGGAGATGGAGCCTCTGATTTGGATTGGTATGTGAAACGCACTGTTCTTGGAGGAGTTTACTCAACCACTGAGATTTACATGCTTACAGATGACTCCCCAG AGTATCGCGAAACATGGGAGTTCTTGGATGACAGAGTCAAAGATGCTTTTGATCTGAAGAAAAGCATACAAGAG GCCAAGTATTTTGCACAAGACATTGGAGCTGGAGTTGGGAAATCGTTTCAAGGACTGATGAATGGAGTTATGCAGACCATGTCCACAAGGGGTGGTCGTAGTAGCTCTTCCTTTTGA
- the ARF19-1 gene encoding auxin response factor 19, with amino-acid sequence MKAPSNGFHPSSAEGEKKPINSQLWHACAGPLVSLPPVGSLVVYFPQGHSEQVAASMQKQTDFIPNYPNLPSKLICLLHSVTLHADTETDEVYAQMTLQPVNKYDREALLASDMGLKLNRQPTEFFCKTLTASDTSTHGGFSVPRRAAEKIFPPLDFSMQPPAQEIVAKDLHDTTWTFRHIYRGQPKRHLLTTGWSVFVSTKRLIAGDSVLFVRDEKSQLTLGIRRANRQTPTLSSSVISSDSMHIGILAAAAHANANNSPFTIFFNPRASPSEFVVPLAKYNKALYAQVSLGMRFRMMFETEDCGVRRYMGTVTGVSDLDPVRWKGSQWRNLQVGWDESTAGDRPSRVSVWEIEPVITPFYICPPPFFRPKYPRQPGMPDDELDMENAFKRAMPWMGEEFGMKDAQSSMFPGLSLVQWMSMQQNNTLSAGAAATTQLPSAYNLPKNFALNDPSKLLNFQSPNLSPVNSQFNKPNMVSSHISQQMQVQPAMVKSQQQVQISHQQLQQGVYNAGSVNNGVSVVSCQNQSTGFSQSQLQQQSMLSNGSAKMNHQSIVGNKSSSQMTSQELQFQQQMELHNSSQLLRTQQEQSSMHSLQQTPQQLQMQQQSSTPSPSQQLQLQLLQKLQQQQQSTPPVSSSLQPQLSAALQQTQSHQLQQLLSSQNQQPFSAPTFMQPPQVQVSHHQQQGHMNNKPLITAGGSHSGHTDGEVPTCSTSPSANNTRHDNVSPTNFLSRSQQQGQAASVPAPDPVQSRNNQGMVNLRSAADQINVSTAGTTYCPDAVGTAQQQQTFPLQSFGNCQQRNNLAFAGNLEAVTTPDALYSQKEFQNLVPNYGNAPRDIETELSSAAISSQSFGIPSIPFKSGGSNEIGGVNDSGIMNGGGLWPNQAQRMRTYTKVQKRGSVGRSIDVTRYSGYDELRNDLARMFGIEGQLEDPRPSDWKLVYTDHENDILLVGDDPWEEFVNCVQNIKILSSVEVQQMSLDGDLAAIPATNQVCSETDSGNAWKVHYEDTSAAASFNR; translated from the exons ATGAAAGCTCCATCAAATGGATTCCATCCCAGTTCAGCCGAAG GAGAGAAGAAACCAATCAATTCTCAGCTATGGCACGCTTGTGCAGGCCCTCTGGTTTCACTACCTCCTGTGGGAAGTCTTGTGGTTTACTTCCCTCAAGGACATAGTGAACAA GTTGCAGCATCGATGCAGAAGCAAACAGATTTTATACCAAATTATCCAAACCTTCCTTCTAAGCTCATCTGCTTGCTTCACAGTGTCACACTACAT GCTGATACCGAGACAGATGAAGTCTATGCACAAATGACTCTTCAACCTGTGAATAAG TATGATAGAGAAGCATTGCTAGCATCTGATATGGGTCTGAAGCTAAACAGACAACCTACTGAGTTTTTCTGTAAGACGCTTACAGCGAGTGACACCAGCACTCACGGTGGGTTCTCTGTACCACGCCGTGCAGCTGAGAAAATCTTCCCTCCTCTT GACTTCTCCATGCAACCACCTGCACAAGAGATTGTAGCTAAAGATTTACACGACACTACATGGACCTTCAGACATATCTACCGAG GCCAACCAAAAAGACATTTGCTCACCACAGGCTGGAGCGTTTTCGTTAGCACAAAGAGACTAATCGCTGGTGATTCAGTTTTGTTTGTAAG AGATGAGAAATCACAGCTAACATTGGGTATAAGACGTGCAAACAGACAAACACCGACTCTTTCCTCATCGGTCATATCCAGCGACAGTATGCACATTGGGATACTCGCAGCTGCAGCTCATGCCAATGCTAATAACAGTCCTTTTACCATCTTCTTTAATCCAAGAGCGAGTCCTTCAGAGTTTGTAGTTCCTTTAGCCAAGTACAACAAAGCGTTGTATGCTCAAGTGTCTCTTGGAATGAGGTTTCGGATGATGTTTGAGACTGAGGATTGTGGGGTTCGTAGGTATATGGGTACAGTCACCGGTGTTAGTGATCTTGATCCAGTTAGATGGAAAGGCTCCCAATGGCGTAATCTTCAGGTAGGATGGGATGAGTCAACAGCTGGAGATAGACCAAGCAGAGTATCTGTATGGGAGATAGAACCAGTTATAACTCCTTTTTACATATGTCCTCCTCCATTTTTCAGACCAAAGTACCCGAGGCAACCAGGGATGCCTG ATGATGAGCTGGACATGGAAAACGCTTTCAAAAGAGCAATGCCTTGGATGGGAGAAGAGTTTGGGATGAAAGACGCGCAGAGTTCGATGTTTCCTGGTTTAAGCCTGGTTCAGTGGATGAGTATGCAGCAGAACAACACATTGTCAGCTGGTGCTGCTGCTACTACTCAGCTACCATCTGCTTATAACCTACCAAAAAATTTTGCTCTCAACGACCCTTCAAAGCTGTTGAACTTCCAATCACCTAACCTATCTCCTGTGAACTCCCAGTTCAACAAACCGAACATGGTTAGTAGCCATATCAGTCAACAGATGCAAGTACAACCAGCCATGGTGAAATCTCAACAACAAGTACAGATATCACACCAACAGCTGCAGCAAGGGGTTTATAACGCAGGTTCCGTAAACAATGGCGTGAGTGTTGTCTCTTGTCAGAATCAGTCTACTGGTTTTTCTCAATCTCAGCTTCAGCAGCAGTCAATGCTCTCTAATGGTAGTGCTAAAATGAACCACCAAAGCATAGTTGGGAATAAGAGCTCATCTCAAATGACATCACAAGAATTGCAGTTTCAGCAGCAAATGGAATTGCACAACAGTAGCCAGTTATTGAGAACCCAGCAAGAACAGTCCTCTATGCATTCACTACAACAAACTCCTCAGCAACTCCAGATGCAACAACAATCATCCACACCAAGTCCCTCACAGCAACTTCAATTACAGCTACTGCAGAAGCTACAACAGCAGCAGCAGTCAACTCCTCCTGTAAGCTCGTCCTTACAGCCACAGTTATCGGCCGCATTGCAGCAGACACAAAGCCATCAATTGCAGCAACTGCTGTCGTCTCAGAATCAACAGCCCTTCTCAGCTCCAACATTCATGCAGCCTCCACAGGTCCAGGTGAGTCATCATCAGCAACAAGGACATATGAACAACAAGCCTCTTATAACCGCTGGAGGATCACATTCTGGTCACACAGATGGAGAAGTTCCTACTTGTTCGACCTCGCCTTCCGCTAATAACACCAGACATGATAATGTCTCACCAACAAATTTCCTGAGCAGAAGTCAACAACAAGGACAAGCAGCATCTGTACCTGCACCTGATCCAGTCCAGAGCCGGAACAATCAAGGCATGGTGAATTTGAGGAGTGCTGCTGATCAAATCAATGTATCCACAGCGGGAACAACGTACTGTCCTGATGCCGTTGGCACTGCACAGCAGCAACAGACTTTCCCATTACAATCATTTGGAAATTGCCAACAAAGAAACAACTTAGCTTTCGCTGGTAATCTTGAAGCAGTAACTACTCCTGATGCACTCTATTCTCAAAAGGAGTTTCAGAACTTGGTTCCAAACTATGGCAACGCACCGAGAGACATCGAGACAGAGCTGTCAAGTGCCGCAATAAGTTCTCAGTCATTTGGTATCCCCAGCATCCCCTTCAAGTCCGGAGGCTCAAATGAGATCGGTGGCGTTAATGATTCAGGTATCATGAATGGTGGTGGACTCTGGCCTAATCAGGCTCAACGAATGCGAACATATACAAAG GTTCAAAAACGAGGATCAGTAGGAAGATCAATAGATGTCACTCGTTATAGCGGCTACGATGAGCTGAGGAATGACTTGGCAAGAATGTTTGGCATCGAAGGACAGCTGGAGGATCCACGACCCTCTGATTGGAAACTCGTCTACACAGATCACGAAAACGATATATTGCTCGTTGGTGATGATCCTTGGGA GGAGTTTGTGAACTGCGTGCAAAACATAAAGATACTATCATCAGTAGAAGTGCAGCAAATGAGCTTAGACGGAGATCTTGCAGCTATCCCAGCTACAAACCAAGTCTGCAGCGAAACAGACAGCGGCAATGCTTGGAAAGTACATTATGAAGACACTTCCGCTGCAGCTTCTTTCAACAGATAG
- the LOC103835861 gene encoding protein TIFY 10A isoform X2 — translation MMSSSMECSDSAATRRFSRKPSFSLTCSRLSQYLKENGSFGDLSLGMSCKPEVNGISRQPTTTMSLFPCEAAQDVKPKNLFPRQPSFSSSSSSLPKKEEVLKMTQTTTTRSVRPEPQTAPLTIFYNGEVIVFNDFSAEKAKEVMDLASKGTANSFTGFTSTVNLPKYQTEVRTNISPTLDQVTHLMKPAAQEPILSSSAAMACELPIARRASLHRFLAKRKDRVTSKAPYQLSDPAKASSKPQTGDNNTTSWLGLAAQI, via the exons ATGATGTCAAGTTCTATGGAGTGCTCTGATTCCGCCGCTACTCGGAGATTCTCCAGGAAGCCGAGCTTCTCCCTGACGTGCAGTCGACTGAGTCAGTATCTGAAAGAGAACGGCAGCTTTGGAGATCTCAGCTTAGGGATGTCTTGCAAGCCTGAAGTCAACG GCATCTCACGTCAGCCCACAACGACCATGAGTTTATTCCCTTGTGAAGCGGCTCAAGATGTTAAACCCAAGAATCTGTTTCCTAGGCAACCAAGCTTCTCTTCCTCATCATCCTCTCTCCCCAAGAAAGAAGAAGTCCTCAAAATGACACAAACCACTACTACTAG ATCTGTGAGACCGGAGCCTCAAACAGCACCGTTGACTATATTCTACAACGGGGAAGTGATTGTGTTCAACGACTTTTCTGCTGAGAAAGCCAAAGAAGTGATGGACCTGGCTAGCAAAGGAACCGCTAATAGCTTCACCGGTTTCACATCTACGGTTAACTTACCCAAGTATCAAACCGAGGTCAGAACTAACATCTCTCCTACCTTGGACCAAGTTACTCATCTCATGAAACCCGCAGCACAAGAGCCAATCCTATCCTCTTCAGCTGCAATGGCATGCG AACTTCCTATTGCTAGAAGAGCTTCACTCCATCGGTTCTTGGCCAAGAGAAAGGATAGAGTAACGTCAAAGGCACCATACCAACTAAGTGATCCAGCCAAAGCGTCTTCAAAGCCTCAAACCGGAGACAACAACACCACCTCTTGGCTCGGTTTAGCAGCTCAAATATGA
- the LOC103835861 gene encoding protein TIFY 10A isoform X1, translating to MMSSSMECSDSAATRRFSRKPSFSLTCSRLSQYLKENGSFGDLSLGMSCKPEVNIFAGISRQPTTTMSLFPCEAAQDVKPKNLFPRQPSFSSSSSSLPKKEEVLKMTQTTTTRSVRPEPQTAPLTIFYNGEVIVFNDFSAEKAKEVMDLASKGTANSFTGFTSTVNLPKYQTEVRTNISPTLDQVTHLMKPAAQEPILSSSAAMACELPIARRASLHRFLAKRKDRVTSKAPYQLSDPAKASSKPQTGDNNTTSWLGLAAQI from the exons ATGATGTCAAGTTCTATGGAGTGCTCTGATTCCGCCGCTACTCGGAGATTCTCCAGGAAGCCGAGCTTCTCCCTGACGTGCAGTCGACTGAGTCAGTATCTGAAAGAGAACGGCAGCTTTGGAGATCTCAGCTTAGGGATGTCTTGCAAGCCTGAAGTCAAC ATTTTTGCAGGCATCTCACGTCAGCCCACAACGACCATGAGTTTATTCCCTTGTGAAGCGGCTCAAGATGTTAAACCCAAGAATCTGTTTCCTAGGCAACCAAGCTTCTCTTCCTCATCATCCTCTCTCCCCAAGAAAGAAGAAGTCCTCAAAATGACACAAACCACTACTACTAG ATCTGTGAGACCGGAGCCTCAAACAGCACCGTTGACTATATTCTACAACGGGGAAGTGATTGTGTTCAACGACTTTTCTGCTGAGAAAGCCAAAGAAGTGATGGACCTGGCTAGCAAAGGAACCGCTAATAGCTTCACCGGTTTCACATCTACGGTTAACTTACCCAAGTATCAAACCGAGGTCAGAACTAACATCTCTCCTACCTTGGACCAAGTTACTCATCTCATGAAACCCGCAGCACAAGAGCCAATCCTATCCTCTTCAGCTGCAATGGCATGCG AACTTCCTATTGCTAGAAGAGCTTCACTCCATCGGTTCTTGGCCAAGAGAAAGGATAGAGTAACGTCAAAGGCACCATACCAACTAAGTGATCCAGCCAAAGCGTCTTCAAAGCCTCAAACCGGAGACAACAACACCACCTCTTGGCTCGGTTTAGCAGCTCAAATATGA
- the LOC103835860 gene encoding probable carboxylesterase 1: MDSDQELAYDYSPRFRVYKNGQIQRLVAETFVPPSLTPQNGVVSKDAIYSPEKNLSLRIYLPHQTLETSEANKKKKKLPLLIYFHGGAFIMETAFSPAYNTFLTSTVSAAGCIAFSVDYRRAPVAEHPIPIPYEDSWDAVKWIFTHVAGSGPEDLVNDHADFRRVFVAGDSAGANIAHHMAIRAGEENGSIKFSGMTLFHPFFFSKAILEEQEDGVRRYMEGIWEIVCPNSKKGVEDPWINVVGSDLSGLECGRVLVMVAGKDLLAREGRVYAEKLEECGWGGRVEVVETEDEDHVFHIRNPDSDNARLLVQRFAEFLRQVCSDDKE, from the coding sequence ATGGATTCAGATCAGGAACTCGCATACGACTATTCTCCGAGGTTCCGTGTCTACAAGAACGGCCAAATCCAACGCCTCGTGGCCGAAACCTTCGTCCCACCTTCACTAACCCCTCAAAACGGCGTCGTTTCCAAAGACGCCATCTACTCACCGGAGAAAAACCTCTCCCTCCGAATCTACCTCCCTCACCAAACCCTCGAGACCAGTGAAgcgaacaagaagaagaaaaaactcCCACTCCTCATCTACTTTCACGGTGGAGCCTTCATCATGGAAACCGCTTTCTCTCCCGCTTACAACACTTTCCTCACATCAACCGTTTCAGCCGCCGGCTGCATCGCCTTCTCGGTGGATTACCGCCGTGCACCCGTGGCCGAGCATCCCATTCCCATCCCGTACGAAGACTCCTGGGACGCGGTCAAATGGATATTCACTCACGTCGCCGGTTCTGGACCGGAAGATTTGGTGAACGATCACGCCGACTTCAGGAGAGTGTTCGTCGCCGGAGACAGCGCCGGAGCAAACATCGCGCATCATATGGCGATCAGAGCCGGTGAAGAGAACGGTAGTATCAAATTCTCGGGGATGACTCTGTTTCATCCGTTTTTCTTTTCGAAAGCTATCCTCGAGGAGCAGGAAGATGGGGTGAGGAGATACATGGAAGGGATTTGGGAGATTGTGTGTCCGAATAGCAAAAAGGGAGTGGAGGATCCGTGGATCAATGTGGTCGGGTCGGATCTATCTGGATTGGAGTGCGGGCGGGTTTTGGTGATGGTGGCGGGAAAGGATTTACTTGCTAGGGAAGGTAGGGTTTACGCGGAGAAGCTGGAGGAGTGTGGATGGGGAGGAAGAGTTGAAGTGGTGGAGACTGAGGATGAAGATCATGTCTTCCATATTAGGAATCCTGATTCTGATAATGCTCGTTTACTTGTTCAGAGGTTTGCAGAGTTTCTGAGACAAGTTTGTAGCGACGACAAGGAATAA
- the LOC103835863 gene encoding photosystem I chlorophyll a/b-binding protein 6, chloroplastic yields MALAIASALTSTTLALSTSRVENGRGAFSSRVDGRTSQRLVVVRAGKEVSSVCEPLPPDRPMWFPGTSPPEWLDGSLPGDFGFDPLGLGSDPETLRWFAQAELIHSRWAMLAVTGILIPECLERLGFIENYSWYDAGSREYFADSTTLFVVQLVLMGWAEGRRWADFIKPGSVDIEPQYPHKVNPKPDVGYPGGLWFDPMMWGRGSPDPVMVMRTKEIKNGRLAMLAFVGFCFQANYSASQDPIENLMAHLADPGHCNVFSAFTSQ; encoded by the exons ATGGCTTTAGCCATTGCTTCTGCTCTCACTTCCACCACACTCGCTTTATCCACAAGCAGAGTGGAAAACGGACGAGGAGCTTTCTCATCACGTGTCGATGGAAGAACAAGTCAGCGTTTGGTGGTGGTTCGTGCCGGTAAAGAAGTTTCTAGTGTCTGTGAACCACTTCCTCCGGACCGTCCTATGTGGTTCCCCGGTACTTCTCCACCTGAGTGGCTCGATGGCAGTCTTCCTGGTGATTTCGGTTTCGATCCTCTTGGTCTAG GGTCTGACCCGGAGACCCTCAGATGGTTTGCACAAGCTGAGCTCATACATAGCCGGTGGGCCATGCTAGCAGTAACCGGTATCTTGATACCAGAATGTCTAGAACGGTTAGGCTTCATCGAGAATTACTCATGGTACGACGCAGGGTCACGCGAGTATTTCGCGGATTCCACTACCTTATTCGTCGTCCAGTTAGTGTTAATGGGCTGGGCCGAAGGTAGACGTTGGGCTGATTTTATAAAACCGGGTTCGGTTGACATAGAGCCTCAGTATCCGCACAAGGTGAATCCTAAACCGGATGTTGGTTACCCGGGAGGTTTATGGTTCGATCCGATGATGTGGGGGAGAGGTTCTCCTGATCCGGTCATGGTTATGAGGACTAAAGAGATTAAAAACGGACGGTTAGCGATGCTTGCTTTCGTTGGGTTTTGTTTCCAAGCTAACTACAGTGCTAGTCAAGATCCAATTGAGAATCTCATGGCTCATCTCGCTGATCCTGGTCACTGCAACGTCTTTTCA GCATTTACATCACAATGA